CCGCATATTCCTTTATGATTGTACCAATTATTGTATTTATAATAAATGTCGGTGTTGATGCTGAAGCACTTGATCCTGGCATTCTGAATTCAAATTTATTTCCTGTGAATGCAAATGGAGATGTTCTATTTCTATCAGAAATATCTTTTGGTATTTTTGTAAAGTTTTTAACACCAAATTCCATGCTTTCTTTTACATCGTTTGTTGGAACAATCTCTCCAATATTTTTTAAAATTTCTTCTAATTCATCACCAATGAAAACAGAAATTATTGCTGGTGGAGCCTCATGCCCCCCTAATCTATGATCATTTCCTGGTGTTGCACAAGACGCTCTTAATACATCAGCATATCTATCAATTCCTTCTAATACTGCTGTTAAAAATACTAAGAACTGAAGATTATTTTTTGATAAAGAAGATGGATCCAATAGATTTTCTCCTAAATTTGTTGCTAATGACCAGTTACAATGTTTTCCTGATCCATTCACACCTTTAAATGGCTTCTCGTGTAATAAGGCACTTAAATTGTGTCTGTCTGCAACTTTTTTAATTATATCCATTGTTAATTGGTTTTGATCCACTGCCACATTTGCTGTCGCAAACATAAGTGCTATCTCAAACTGGTTTGGAGCTACTTCATTATGCTTTGTTTTAGCCATAATTCCTATTTTCCATAACTCTGCGTCTATTTCATTCATTACTTTTTCAACTTTCTCTTTAATACTTCCATAGTAGTGATCATTTAATTCTTGACCTTTTGGAGGCAATGAACCAAATATTGTTCTACCAGAAAGCATTAAATCTTGACGCTTCTCCCAGAAACTCTTCTCTATTAAAAAATACTCTTGCTCTAGACCTAAAGTATTTGTAATTGAAGTTACATTTGATTTAGGATCTAAAATTCTTTTTAATCTTAATGTTTGCTCTGATATAAAATCAATTGATCTTAATAAAGGAACTTTTTTATCTAATGCCATTTGATTGTATCCTATAAAGGCTGTTGGAATATATAACGACTTAGACAATCCTTCTCCTCTTAAAAACATTGGTGATTTACAATCCCACGCTGTATATCCTCTAGCTTCAAAAGTTGATCTTACTCCTCCATTTGGGAATGATGATGTGTCAGCTTCTCCTTTTATAAGCTCTTTTCCTGAAAACTGTGAAACACAACTTCCATCTGAAGACATTGAAATAAATGAATCATGCTTTTCTGCTGTTAGTTCTGTCAAAGGTTGGAACCAGTGTGTAAAATGTGTTGCTCCATTTTCAGTAGCCCAATTTTTAACTGCATTAGCTATAGAGTCCGCAAGTTCGATAGATAACTCTTTTTCTCCGTTTTGAACCTTTTTAAACTCTTTAAAATACGATTCTGGTATTCTGCTTTTTAATTTATCCTCTGTAAAGCAAAATTGTCCAAAAATTTCTAGCATGTTGTTCATAAATCCTCCTCTTTTTCGTTCTACATTGTCGAACGTTGTTCTTTAATAAAAATTTGTTATATTCACAATATACTATTTTTATATTTTTGTCAACCAAAAAATAAAAAAGAGGAGTTAATACTCCTCTCTTGCTCCTAATTCGAACGATATTTTTTTACTCATAGCTACCATCTTCGGTGCCAGATGCGGAAGAATATGCATCATTTTCTCCCTTGTAGCCATTATCGATGCAGTTCCTACAAATTCATTATTAACCTTAAAAATTGGAACTGAAATACAATATATTCCCAATTCTACTTCTGATCTCTCTAGAGAATAACCATCTTTTCTAATCTTGTAAATCTCTTCGATTAAAGTTTCTCTATCTATTATTGTACTATTAGTATATTTATATAATAAATCTTTATTAAATATAACATCTATATTTACATCCTTAGAGTAAGCTAATGCTAACTTTCCAGAAGCTGATGCATTCAAAGGAATCTTAGTTACTGATGTACTTATTGTATAATACATTGAATCAGACTGAACTCTATCAATTAACTTTAAATGCTCTCTTTTAAAAATAAACAGATTTACTGTTACAGAAAACTCCTCTGATATGTTAACTAAATATTTATGTCCCACATTCTTTATCAAAACATCTTCATTTACAATAAAACTTTTCTCTATAAAAGCTGGTCCTAGTGAATAGTTACTATTTTTTTCACTCTGCTCTAAATATGAATTTTTTAAAAGTGTTGAAACAATTCCATGAACAGTACTTTTACTTAATCCAACCTTCTCACTAATCTCTTTTAGTGATAGTTCATGAACTTCCTCATTAAAGCAATTCATTATATCTATTGCTCTTTGGATAGATTGTATAGTTTTTCCTTCCATAAAATCCCCTTTTATTTTAGTCTGAAGTATCCTTCCTCTGTCTTCTCTACTTTACCTTCTTTTAATAGTCTTCCCATTGCTCTTTTAAACGCTTTTTTACTTATTCCAAAATATTCTTTTATAGCTTCTGGAGAACTGTCATCATTAAATCTAAAGTGAGTTTTTAATATTTTCATTTTACTTACTATTACTTCAGCATCTTTATCCATTTGAACAAAAGCTAACTCTCTCATTGCTAAATCTAACTTTCCATCTTCTCTAACTCTAATTACTCTTGCTTGAATCTCTTCTCCAACATTAAATTTTCTGAAACATTCACTATTAGGTATAAGTCCAAAGTATCTATTATCTACTGCAACAAATATTCCAATTTCTGGATTGATTCTATAAACAGTACCTTCTACAAAATCATTTTTCTTGTAATCTTTATTTGGCATTAGGAAGCTGTATATTTTCATAGTTGCAGATAATCTTCCTTTACTGTCTTCATATATACCAACTAAAACTTCATCACCTGGTTTTACGTCTCCATCCATTTGTGCGTAAGGTAATAATAACTCTTTCTTTAGTCCCCAATCTAAGAATGCTCCTAGTTTTTCGTTCATATCTGTTACATATAATTTCCCTACTGTTCCAACTGTTAAAGCTGTCTTTCTAAATGTCGCTGTCAATCTATCTTCTGAATCTCTATAGATCATAACATCTATCTCATCACCTATATCTAACACTTTTCCTTCTAATTCATTGTTTGGTAGAAGAATGTTATCTTTTGCATCCCCTGTTCCTGCATCTAAATGTGCACCTTTACTACTGAAGTTGTTAATCTTCATCGTTTGTCTTTTTCCTACTTTTATCATTTCGCCTCTCTCCTTACTATTTTACTCCAAATAGTTTCTAAATAAATTAAATTTTTCATCCAATTTATGGGGATAATTTTTATAGTAATATTGTAATAATGTTACTACTGGTTTATAATCCTCATAATTTTTTAATATTCTTAAATACTCTTCCTCTATGCTCAATAAAGAGTAATAATCACTTTTTTCAAAACTGATAAATAACTTATTAATTATCTCCGTAACTTGATTCAAAGGAACGTCAATTCCTTTTCCTATTATTAAAGCTTCAATATAATATTTTTTCGCTTCATTTTTTTTATTCAAGATATCTGCAATCTTACCTAAATTATATAAAAGTATAAATTTCTTTCTGTTTTCATTTTCCAATTTACGTTCATGAATCCTTTTTAATCTCAAATAAATAACTTTCAACTCATCATTTTTTAAACTTTTTATCAAAATTTCACTTAATTTATATAAAATCTCTAATTTAAATTCTAAATCTAAAGCTTGTTTAAAAACTTCATTATATATTTTTATAGATTTCTCTAACGAATCTAGTGTGGAAATCTCTATTAAAATTTTTAAATAATTATTTTTTGTGTCACTATTTTTTAAATTTTTTAAAATTCCTTTTATTATATCTTCTAACTCTATCGAATCAATAGTTCCCATTCTATATTTCGAATACAAATAAAGATAATATATCTCATTTATTTTTTTTAATTTTTTTATGTCCTCTTCATATTTTTCAAAAAGTAATATTATTATCTCATACTTTTTATATTTTTCACACAAATTTAAAAAAATTATAAATTCTTGTTCATATTTTTTTATTTCAGATACTCGTTGAAATAATTTTCCATACATTTTTCTTGCTTCATCTTGAAGATCTAATCTTAAATAGAATCTACTTAAATCGAGAATCATTTTTATTTGATCAGCGATATTTAATTTTAAGATTGCTTCCTCTATCAACCATTTATTTTCTATAATCCCCGTTTTTAAAATTCCATCTAAATATCTCTTAGCTTTAACTTCAGAACTCTCAATAAATTCCTCATAAGTTAATTCTAATTTTTCTCCTTTTTTCTCTAAAATTTCATTCAAATTTTTGTAGAAAATAAAACTCATTCTTTTACTTAAAACTTTTTTACCACTTTCAACCATTCCTAAATAAGTTTTAGAAACTATATTTTTTGTTAATTCCTCTTGTTTTATTTTATAATGTTTTCTATACTTTAATATCTTTTCCCCTGGCGATAAAAACATAGATATCTCCCCCTAAAAATAAAAAAAGCTGTTTATTATAGAGTATCAAATTTTCCATATTTTTACAATAAAAAATACCCTAGATTGATATACTCAATCTAAGGTATTTAAATTTATTTTTCTTCTAAAACCTTATTTTCATTTTTTATATAGACTCTTTCATAATCTTTTAAAGAATCTAAAGCAATTTTTGACATAGGAACTATCGCTATTATATTAAATACTGTCATTAACGCAACTCCTAAATCTCCTAATTCCCACACAAATAAATACTGCGCCATCCCTCCAACAAACATCATTACAAGTGCAAATATTTTATAAGCATCCTGTGCTTTCATATTATCACCAAATAAAAAAGCCACATTAGACCTTGCATAAAATAATATTCCTAAAAAAGTACTAAAACTAAATAAAAACAATATTAAAGCAACTAAAGGTGTCCCTATACTTCCAATATGATAGTCCATACAACTTTGTAATAGATCCATTCCCATCTTTCCATCTCTTACAGCTGCTGGAGCTAAAAGCATCGTAAAAGCTGTACAACTACATATAACTAAAGTATCTATAAAAACTCCTAAAGCTTGTATTAATCCTTGTTGTGCTGGATGTTCAACGTCTGCAGCTGCGGCTGCACATGGTGCTGATCCACTTCCTGCTTCATTGGAAAATAAACCCCTCTTAACTCCCTGCATTAATACCGCTCCAAATCCTCCCGCTGCTATTTGTCTTCCACCAAAAGCTTCCTCAAATATTTCTAAAAACATTCCTGGAACTGAACCAATATTTTTTATCAAAATAAATAGTGTCAATGTAAAATATAAAATTGCCATAATGGGAACTAATTTATTTAAAACTTCTGCTATTTTATCTTTTCGTCCTTTTCCAAATAAAACTATTGTTCCTAAAACTGTCATTCCGATAGAAGTGTATAGAGGTGACAATCCAAATGCATTACTAAAAGATTCCGATACTGAATTCGATACTATCTGAGTTATTCCTACCCAAGTTATCAATCCTGATATTGCGAATAAAATTCCACACAGTTTAAAATTTGAAGTTCTTTTATAGTATTTTTTCTTATTTTTATCTATAACATCTGACTCTAAAATAATATTAGTTTCAAACGGATCACTATTTTTGGCCTCTACCACTACCTCCATTCTATTCATAAAGTATGCTGGACCACCTCTCCATCCACCATACAAAGGATCTTTCTCTTTATATATCTGTGCGAGAGTACTTTCTATAAAAGCAGTATTAGAAACTATTATAGCTGCTACCCACATCCAAAATATTGCTCCTGGACCACCGAAAGATACAGCCGCTACAACACCAGCCAAATTACCCATTCCAACCCTTGAAGCTGTTGCTATAAAAAGTGCTTGTAACCCCGAAATTGCTTCTTTATCATCTTTAGCTTTACTTTTTAATACTATTCTAATCATTTCTGGAAATAATCTAAATGATAACATTTTAGTTTTTATACAATAATATATTCCTGTAGGAATCAACATTAAAACTAATAAACTTAATCCTATATTCGTTTCTCCAACATTAAAAAGAATAATATCTCCCCATAAAAAACCATTAAGAGCACTCACTGCCGTTTTCAATGGTGATAATAACATGTCTATAAACCCCATATGTACCTCCTATTTTTTAATTTTAGTAGAAAGTTTTATGTAGGTATTTATATTAAAATATCCTAAAGTTGCCCTTAGGATATTTTAATTGCTGTTATCTATTTGTGAGAAAATCTTCCTGTAAAGAATCTTAAACAAGCTGGCTCATATTCCCACTTCAGTCCTTTTATTTCCTCTTTATTTTTATAAAGAGAAATTATTGCGTCTGCTACATAATCTAAATGTGCGTATGTATAAACCCTTCTAGGTATTGTTAATCTAACTGTTTCTAACTTTGGATAGTGATTTTTTCCTGTCTTTATGTCTCTTCCTGCTGAAACTACACCTCTTTCCATTGTTCTAACTCCTGAGCTTTCATATATAGCTGCAGCTAGTGATTGAGCTGGTAAATCATCCTGAGTTAAATGAGGTAAAAAAGCCCTTGCGTCTAAGAATATTGCATGACCACCGTATGGTTTTACCATTGGTACTCCTGCTGCATCCAATCTCTCTCCTAAATATCTAATTTGGTTTACTCTATGACTTATATATTCATAGTTAACAGCTTCCCTAAGTCCAATTGCCATTGCCTCCATATCTCTTCCTGCTAAACCACCATAGCTAGGCATCCCTTCAAATTGAACTACTGTAGCTGTTGCTTGTAGATATAAATCATAGTCATTCATACATAAAAATCCACCAATATTAGTTAAACAATCTTTTTTTCCACTCATCGTACATCCATCACCATAAGAAAACATCTCTTTCACAATATCTTTTATCGCTACATCTGCATATCCTTCTTCTCTTGATTTTATAAAATATGCATTCTCTATACAACGAGTTGCATCATACATTATTTTTATTCCATAACTATGGGCTAATTCAGAAACTGCTTTTATATTTGCCATTGAAACTGGCTGTCCTCCTGCTAGATTTACTGTTACAGCTAAACAAATGTATGGTATTTTTTCAGCTCCAACTTCATCTATTAAAGCCTGCAATTTCTTTAAGTCTACATTTCCTTTAAATGGTAAATCAATCTGTGAATCATGTGCTTCATCTATAATAATATCTCTAAATGTTGCTCCATTTCTTTCTTGATGAAATCTTGTTGTCGTAAAATACATGTTTCCTGGTACATAGTCTCCTGGTTTTATAGTTAATGTTGATAATATATTCTCGGCTCCTCTTCCTTGATGAGTTGGAACTACATATTTAAATCCAAAAAGTTCCTGAACTGTTTTTTCTAAATGATAAAAATTTTTACTTCCTGCATAGGCTTCATCACCTAACATCAAGCCAGCCCACTGAGCATCACTCATAGCATTAGTTCCAGAGTCAGTAAGTAAGTCTATATAACATTCATCTGATTTTAATAAAAAAGTATTGTATCCAGCTCTTTCAATAGCCTCTTTTCTTTCTTCTTTAGTCATAATAGCCATATTTTCAACCATTTTTATTTTATATGGTTCTGGTGCAAATCCTTTTGACATAATAATTCCTCCTCATTTATTTTTTCTTGTTGATATCATATATACTTCATTTTCTTTTTTATGTCAATAATTCTCATTTTAGAACATATATAGTAGTTAAAAATATATTTTTCATTATAACTCCAAAAAAAAATCTTTGATTATATTTAAAATAAACCTTTTTATGGTTTTTTTGTGTAAAAGTAGTATTTCTTTCTCTTTCTAATTTCACATAAAAATAATTCTTCTTATTTATAATGATTTAATTTTTAAAAATAAAAAAAATTTATTTTTATTTTTTATATAAATTTTAGTGAAAAAATAAATTAATTTCATTTTTTTATTTTTTATTTTTTTCAAACCTTTTAAGGGTTTATTTTTTGCAAAATTTGATTTTTGTATAATCTTTATGGTAAACTCCTACTATATTTAATATCTAGGAGGAAGCATGGTAAGAATTTTATTTTATATTTTCATTATAAGCTGTGGTTTTTTATTGAGTAAATACCAATTAATACCTTTAAAATTAAAGATGAAAACTGCTATTTTACAATCATTTTCTCTTTTCTTTTTATTAGGAGTTATGGGGTATAAAATTGGTAGTGATAACAAAATTATAAAAGAATTTCCAAATCTTGGATTACAAGCTATTGTTATTGCATTTTTCTCTATTTTAGGAAGTATTTTTATTACTAAATTTTTCTTCAGAAAAAGAGGTGACAAATAGATGCTAGGAATTTGTTTATCAATTATTTTTGGAGTTATTATAGGATTATTTTTTCAAACTCCATTTTTATCTAATTCATCAGATACTTTTATCGATTTAGGTCTCTGCTTACTTTTATTTTTTGTTGGAATCGATATTGGAAATAATTCTTCTGTATTTTCTAATTTAAAAAAATATGGTAAAAAAATATGGCTTCTTCCTATCTCCACAATTTTAGGTTCTCTTTTAGGTGGAGTTATTGGTTCTTTATTTCTTCCCATCTCTATTGGAGAAAGCCTTGCTGTTTCTTCTGGTCTTGGTTGGTACTCTCTATCGGCCATTGAATTAACTAAAATAAGTCCTGAACTTGGAAGTGTTGCCTTTTTAAGTAATGTTTTTAGAGAAGTTCTTGCAATTTTAACAATTCCTCTTATTGCTAAATTCATTGGAAGTTTTGAATCTATATCTACAGCTGGTGCTACAGCTATGGATACTCTTCTTCCTGTTATAAATAAAAGTAATAGTTCTGATATATCTGTTATCGCATTTTTTTCAGGCGTTGTTCTGACTACATCAGTACCTCTACTAGTTCCATTAATTGTAAATATATTTAAATTATAAAAGGACATGAATTTCATGTCCTTTTAAAATAATATCAAATCATAAATATCTTGTATTCTGTATGGACTTGGTAGCTTCATTTTCAAATTCTCCCATACTCTTGTAAAAGTCTGTTGATCCATATCTTTTAATTGATTGTATGCTTGTGATTTATATAAAATATCATCACCACATTTTTTTATTGCATTCAAAATCTCTGTCTTTATCTTCTTAAAATTACTATCTGTCATTGGAACTAAACTATAATAATCTGCAAGCAACTCTCTTTCAACACAGTATTCCAATGTTAAAATCTTTCTAATTATAGTTCCTAAATATCCAATCGACAGATTTTTACTAAACATCCCAATACGTTCTCCCTCAACTTCAATGAAAGGTAAGAAAATATCTTGATAATGATAATCTTGAACTGACTTAGTAAAAAATAAAAAATTAGAAAAAATAGTTTTCTTCCTCACTTCTTTTCTCAAAAAATATTTATCAACTTGATAAACTGCTCCTATATGAGGAAAAAGTGAAACTGTCAAATCCTCAGAATGACAAAAATTAACAATATTTTCTTCATAAACTTTATTTGTTTTTATTCTTCTTATAAAATAATCAGCCTGATAAAGTTCCTCTGTTAAATTATCAACTTTAAACAAGGCATTAAACACTTTATTATTATCAAGCAATCTATTTTTTGTATCTACAGATACTTTTCCCAATAGATTTTCAAACTTAGTACTTTTTACAAAACTTTTTACAAAGCTTTCATCAATTTGAGGTGTTACTTCTATATTCCCTGTCAATAATAAAGTATTGTTATCTTTTATCACTTTACCTTTTTTTAGTTCTTTCAAAAAGAATGATAAATATTCATTCTTAAACTCTAAAAAATATTGCCTCTCTATATCATCTAAATTTAATTTATCTAGTATTTTATCATAATTAAAGAAATCCAAAAGATTTATTATTCCATCTCTATTGATTCCTACAGCATTCCAAGTACAAGTATACGGAATAAATCCTCTCTCCTTATCTACCATGATACTTACAAATTGAGCTATCCCTCCACCCAGAGAGTGACCAGTAATAGATATTTTCTCTTTAGGAATTTTAAACTCGTCATAAAGTTTATTAAAAACTTCTAGCCCATCATAAAATTGCTTCGGTTTTACACCCAAACCTATTTTCAAATCGTTTTCTATAAAATCTTTGTATGCATCCTCCAAAGGATATTTCTCACTTCCTCTATAAGAGATAACATATCTATCATATTTTGTATTTTTA
Above is a genomic segment from Cetobacterium sp. ZOR0034 containing:
- a CDS encoding LysO family transporter yields the protein MVRILFYIFIISCGFLLSKYQLIPLKLKMKTAILQSFSLFFLLGVMGYKIGSDNKIIKEFPNLGLQAIVIAFFSILGSIFITKFFFRKRGDK
- a CDS encoding tyrosine phenol-lyase; translation: MSKGFAPEPYKIKMVENMAIMTKEERKEAIERAGYNTFLLKSDECYIDLLTDSGTNAMSDAQWAGLMLGDEAYAGSKNFYHLEKTVQELFGFKYVVPTHQGRGAENILSTLTIKPGDYVPGNMYFTTTRFHQERNGATFRDIIIDEAHDSQIDLPFKGNVDLKKLQALIDEVGAEKIPYICLAVTVNLAGGQPVSMANIKAVSELAHSYGIKIMYDATRCIENAYFIKSREEGYADVAIKDIVKEMFSYGDGCTMSGKKDCLTNIGGFLCMNDYDLYLQATATVVQFEGMPSYGGLAGRDMEAMAIGLREAVNYEYISHRVNQIRYLGERLDAAGVPMVKPYGGHAIFLDARAFLPHLTQDDLPAQSLAAAIYESSGVRTMERGVVSAGRDIKTGKNHYPKLETVRLTIPRRVYTYAHLDYVADAIISLYKNKEEIKGLKWEYEPACLRFFTGRFSHK
- a CDS encoding IclR family transcriptional regulator, coding for MEGKTIQSIQRAIDIMNCFNEEVHELSLKEISEKVGLSKSTVHGIVSTLLKNSYLEQSEKNSNYSLGPAFIEKSFIVNEDVLIKNVGHKYLVNISEEFSVTVNLFIFKREHLKLIDRVQSDSMYYTISTSVTKIPLNASASGKLALAYSKDVNIDVIFNKDLLYKYTNSTIIDRETLIEEIYKIRKDGYSLERSEVELGIYCISVPIFKVNNEFVGTASIMATREKMMHILPHLAPKMVAMSKKISFELGAREEY
- a CDS encoding glutamine synthetase III, with the translated sequence MNNMLEIFGQFCFTEDKLKSRIPESYFKEFKKVQNGEKELSIELADSIANAVKNWATENGATHFTHWFQPLTELTAEKHDSFISMSSDGSCVSQFSGKELIKGEADTSSFPNGGVRSTFEARGYTAWDCKSPMFLRGEGLSKSLYIPTAFIGYNQMALDKKVPLLRSIDFISEQTLRLKRILDPKSNVTSITNTLGLEQEYFLIEKSFWEKRQDLMLSGRTIFGSLPPKGQELNDHYYGSIKEKVEKVMNEIDAELWKIGIMAKTKHNEVAPNQFEIALMFATANVAVDQNQLTMDIIKKVADRHNLSALLHEKPFKGVNGSGKHCNWSLATNLGENLLDPSSLSKNNLQFLVFLTAVLEGIDRYADVLRASCATPGNDHRLGGHEAPPAIISVFIGDELEEILKNIGEIVPTNDVKESMEFGVKNFTKIPKDISDRNRTSPFAFTGNKFEFRMPGSSASASTPTFIINTIIGTIIKEYADLLESKDPKDLKKNIIELIKDRYEKHKRIVFNGNGYDDSWKVEAEKRGLKNLRNTLEGLKVYKQENIIELFKNAKVLSPEELEARYSVYCERYIKQVNIEGSSMVRIARNEIYPALMEYAAKISNSILSLREVLGNDEYLSADKAHLVKLLAGKNRLKDYLAQLESQLVVANEIDGLYEKVEYLNKEIIPLLSCLRDIVDLLEHQVEKKVWPVPTYEDMLFRL
- a CDS encoding lysine exporter LysO family protein, producing MLGICLSIIFGVIIGLFFQTPFLSNSSDTFIDLGLCLLLFFVGIDIGNNSSVFSNLKKYGKKIWLLPISTILGSLLGGVIGSLFLPISIGESLAVSSGLGWYSLSAIELTKISPELGSVAFLSNVFREVLAILTIPLIAKFIGSFESISTAGATAMDTLLPVINKSNSSDISVIAFFSGVVLTTSVPLLVPLIVNIFKL
- a CDS encoding sodium:alanine symporter family protein, translated to MGFIDMLLSPLKTAVSALNGFLWGDIILFNVGETNIGLSLLVLMLIPTGIYYCIKTKMLSFRLFPEMIRIVLKSKAKDDKEAISGLQALFIATASRVGMGNLAGVVAAVSFGGPGAIFWMWVAAIIVSNTAFIESTLAQIYKEKDPLYGGWRGGPAYFMNRMEVVVEAKNSDPFETNIILESDVIDKNKKKYYKRTSNFKLCGILFAISGLITWVGITQIVSNSVSESFSNAFGLSPLYTSIGMTVLGTIVLFGKGRKDKIAEVLNKLVPIMAILYFTLTLFILIKNIGSVPGMFLEIFEEAFGGRQIAAGGFGAVLMQGVKRGLFSNEAGSGSAPCAAAAADVEHPAQQGLIQALGVFIDTLVICSCTAFTMLLAPAAVRDGKMGMDLLQSCMDYHIGSIGTPLVALILFLFSFSTFLGILFYARSNVAFLFGDNMKAQDAYKIFALVMMFVGGMAQYLFVWELGDLGVALMTVFNIIAIVPMSKIALDSLKDYERVYIKNENKVLEEK
- a CDS encoding S1 RNA-binding domain-containing protein — translated: MIKVGKRQTMKINNFSSKGAHLDAGTGDAKDNILLPNNELEGKVLDIGDEIDVMIYRDSEDRLTATFRKTALTVGTVGKLYVTDMNEKLGAFLDWGLKKELLLPYAQMDGDVKPGDEVLVGIYEDSKGRLSATMKIYSFLMPNKDYKKNDFVEGTVYRINPEIGIFVAVDNRYFGLIPNSECFRKFNVGEEIQARVIRVREDGKLDLAMRELAFVQMDKDAEVIVSKMKILKTHFRFNDDSSPEAIKEYFGISKKAFKRAMGRLLKEGKVEKTEEGYFRLK